GACAGGCTGCCCGATGGAAGCAGTTCAATCACAAGTCGTATGCTGCATTCTGTAGTTTGAAAAAGGAAGTCAACATTGGCGTTCTGGCAATTTCAACCCTTGCCTTTGCCAATGTGGAATGTGTTTCGGCACAGACCGAGACTTCTCATCAACTAAAAGAATACAAGCTCGACGAGATTGAAGTGACCGGCAGTCGTGTACCGCTCACCTTAGGCGAAGCGGCGAGAATTGTAACTGTACTTTCCCGCGAAGATATTCAGGCGGCGGCGGTACAAAGTATCAATGAGTTATTAAAGTATGCCGTAGGCGTGGATGTTCGCCAGCGGGGAGATCTGGGCATTCAGACAGACATCAGCATCCGGGGCGGAACGTCCGACCAAATTACTATCCTTCTCAATGGGGCCAACATCAGTAACCCCCAAACCGGCCACCTCACGGCCGACTTTCCTGTAGACATGAACGATATTGAACGTATAGAGATTCTTGAAGGTCCGGCCGCAAGAGTATACGGCACTTCGGCTTTTACCGGAGCCATCAATATTGTGACCAAAAGTGACAAGCAAAGTCATGCTGCCATTGATTTATCAACAGGACAATATGGCTTGTTCAACGGAGGTGTACGCGGAAACTTCACAAAAGGAAGGTTTAGCAATCAGCTGTCAGGAGGTTATAGCCGGTCCGACGGATATATTGCCAATAGTGATTTCAGCACTAAGCGGGCTTTTTATCAGGGAGAATATTCCGGGAAAGAAGCAGATATTCGCTGGCAGGCAGGAATCAGTGACAAAGGATACGGTGCCAATACGTTTTATTCTGCCGCTTATCCTAATCAGTACGAACACACCCGCAAGTATTCCGTATCGGTACAAGCGGAGACTAAAGGGAAACTCCACTTTACTCCTATCATATATTGGAATCGTGGACATGATCGCTTTGAACTCTTCCGGAATAATCCGGCATCGTGGTACACTAATCATAACTATCATCAAACGGATGTCTTTGGAACCAACCTGAATACTTATTTTAAATCCACACTTGGCAAAACAGCCTTCGGAGCTGAGTTCCGCAATGAAGGGGTTATGAGTAACGTACTGGGCAAACTGATGGACGAACCTGTGAAGGTACCTGGTGAAGGCGATCATTATTTCACTAAAAAGGATAACCGGACAAATATCAGTTATTATGTGGAGCATGATATCTTATTGCCTCGATTTACATTGTCGCTCGGTTTAATGGCAACAATGAATACAGGACTGGACAATAAGTTCCGTTATTATCCAGGTGTAGATGCTTCCTATCGTCTCACCGAAAAGCTAAAAGTTTACGCTTCGTGGAGCATGGCGCTTCGCCTACCTACCTTTACCGATCTTTATTACGAGAGTAAAATGCTCCAGGGAAATCCGAATCTGAAACCGGAAGAAACCAAGGCGTTTGAAATTGGTACAAAATATTCTTCCCATGTATTGCAGGCTTCAGTGAGCGGCTATTACCATAAAGGGAAAAATATGATAGACTGGGTGAAGTACTCAAGTGATGATAAATGGCACACGATGAACCATACAAAACTGGATAATATGGGTATCGAGACTTCTGCCACGCTTAACTTTTGTGAGTTATTTGGTAATACGAGCTTCTTAAAGAAAGCAAACATTGGTTATTCGTATATC
This genomic interval from uncultured Bacteroides sp. contains the following:
- a CDS encoding TonB-dependent receptor, with the protein product MKENKFTERQAARWKQFNHKSYAAFCSLKKEVNIGVLAISTLAFANVECVSAQTETSHQLKEYKLDEIEVTGSRVPLTLGEAARIVTVLSREDIQAAAVQSINELLKYAVGVDVRQRGDLGIQTDISIRGGTSDQITILLNGANISNPQTGHLTADFPVDMNDIERIEILEGPAARVYGTSAFTGAINIVTKSDKQSHAAIDLSTGQYGLFNGGVRGNFTKGRFSNQLSGGYSRSDGYIANSDFSTKRAFYQGEYSGKEADIRWQAGISDKGYGANTFYSAAYPNQYEHTRKYSVSVQAETKGKLHFTPIIYWNRGHDRFELFRNNPASWYTNHNYHQTDVFGTNLNTYFKSTLGKTAFGAEFRNEGVMSNVLGKLMDEPVKVPGEGDHYFTKKDNRTNISYYVEHDILLPRFTLSLGLMATMNTGLDNKFRYYPGVDASYRLTEKLKVYASWSMALRLPTFTDLYYESKMLQGNPNLKPEETKAFEIGTKYSSHVLQASVSGYYHKGKNMIDWVKYSSDDKWHTMNHTKLDNMGIETSATLNFCELFGNTSFLKKANIGYSYINQDKVIGDVYESNYSLDYLKHKFVAQLDHRIWQNLSANWAFRWQSRAGSYAIYEGMKEVGKKAYPSFCLLDLKLSWNSPNYTFYAEANNLLDRKYYDIGNIPQPGIWGKVGVSYRINFK